One genomic segment of Sorex araneus isolate mSorAra2 chromosome X, mSorAra2.pri, whole genome shotgun sequence includes these proteins:
- the FNDC4 gene encoding fibronectin type III domain-containing protein 4, with protein sequence MPECLSARSVGTMAALMPLSPYLSPTVLLLVSCDLGFVRADRPPSPVNVTVTHLRANSATVSWDVPEGNIVIGYSISQQRQNGPGQRVIREVNTTTRACALWGLAEDSDYTVQVRSIGLRGESPPGPRVHFRTLKGSDRLPSNNSSPGDITVEGLDGERPLQTGEVVIIVVVLLMWAAVIGLFCRQYDIIKDNDSNNNPKEKGKEQSPQGRPAGTRQKKSPSINTIDV encoded by the exons ATGCCCGAGTGCCTCTCAGCCCGATCGGTGGGGACCATGGCCGCGCTCATGCCCCTGTCCCCCTATCTCAGCCCCACGGTCCTCCTGCTGGTCAGCTGCGACCTGGGCTTCGTGCGAGCAG ACCGGCCTCCTTCCCCCGTGAATGTGACAGTCACTCACCTCAGAGCCAACTCGGCCACCGTGTCCTGGGACGTCCCAGAAGGCAACATCGTCATCGGCTACTCCATTTCCCAGCAG AGACAGAATGGTCCCGGCCAGCGTGTCATCCGGGAGGTGAACACAACCACGCGGGCCTGTGCCCTCTGGGGCCTGGCGGAAGACAGCGACTACACCGTGCAGGTCCGGAGCATCGGCCTGCGGGGAGAGAGTCCCCCAGGGCCCCGGGTGCACTTCCGGACGCTCAAGGGTTCTGACAGGCTGCCCTCCAACAACTCGAGCCCAG ggGACATCACAGTGGAGGGGCTGGATGGAGAGCGGCCCCTACAGACGGGGGAGGTGGTTATCATCGTGGTGGTGCTGCTCATGTGGGCTG CTGTCATTGGGCTCTTCTGCCGCCAGTATGACATCATCAAGGACAATGACTCCAACAATAATCccaaggagaaggggaaggagcagAGTCCTCAAGGAAGGCCAGCCGGGACAAGACAG aaaaagtcACCCTCCATCAACACCATTGACGTCTGA